A region from the Elusimicrobiaceae bacterium genome encodes:
- a CDS encoding GAF domain-containing protein, with amino-acid sequence MLPESASNWIKLDSLLASLMHIHDISTGYTTSHSLNDLCQSVLNQACGLTGAKRGSVMIFNGKTQELEFTASRNLTRQVLETAHFKSGEGIAGRVYQSGESVVVTDPANDPNYASFIGAPEQQEPFAAIPIKTRTNIYGVLNLHDANKEDILNEYNLKLLSVLTGKAAMTIENMRLYNTLKNFNFDMVETLTRVIDAKDSYTHDHGSRARLKARSIAQALELELDEIEKIEYAALLHDIGKIGIREAVLLKPGRLTDLEYAEIKKHPEIGYQIISPVEFLADVSRMVLHHQEWYNGKGYPSGLAGEKIPLGSRIVSAIDAWDAMVSDRPYRRALPRETAIAELRNGAGTQFDPAIVDVFLALEEKEWRDTQGQCCI; translated from the coding sequence ATGCTTCCCGAAAGCGCATCCAACTGGATAAAACTCGACAGTCTTCTTGCCAGCCTCATGCATATCCACGACATAAGCACCGGCTATACCACCTCGCATTCGCTTAACGATCTGTGCCAGTCGGTGCTAAACCAGGCCTGCGGCCTGACCGGCGCGAAACGCGGCTCCGTGATGATCTTCAACGGCAAAACGCAGGAACTGGAGTTTACCGCTTCGCGCAACCTGACGCGGCAGGTGCTGGAAACGGCGCATTTCAAATCCGGCGAAGGGATCGCCGGGCGGGTTTACCAGTCGGGCGAGAGCGTGGTTGTGACTGACCCGGCGAACGACCCCAATTACGCCAGTTTCATCGGCGCGCCTGAACAGCAGGAACCGTTCGCGGCGATCCCGATAAAAACCCGCACCAACATCTACGGAGTGCTTAACCTGCACGACGCGAACAAAGAGGATATCCTCAACGAATATAATCTGAAACTGCTTTCCGTGCTGACCGGGAAAGCCGCCATGACAATCGAAAACATGCGGCTGTACAACACCCTCAAGAACTTTAATTTCGACATGGTGGAAACGCTCACGCGCGTGATTGACGCGAAAGACTCCTATACCCACGACCACGGCAGCCGCGCGCGCCTTAAAGCGCGCAGCATAGCGCAGGCGCTTGAGCTGGAGCTGGACGAGATAGAGAAAATCGAATACGCGGCCCTGCTGCACGACATAGGCAAAATCGGCATCCGCGAGGCGGTGCTGCTGAAACCGGGCCGCCTGACGGATCTGGAATACGCGGAAATCAAAAAACATCCCGAAATCGGATACCAGATAATTTCGCCGGTGGAATTCCTGGCCGACGTGTCGCGCATGGTCCTGCACCATCAGGAATGGTACAACGGCAAAGGCTATCCGTCCGGGCTGGCGGGCGAAAAAATCCCGCTCGGTTCGCGCATAGTGTCGGCCATAGACGCGTGGGACGCGATGGTTTCGGACCGGCCCTACCGCCGCGCCCTGCCCCGCGAAACCGCGATCGCCGAGCTGCGCAACGGCGCTGGCACCCAGTTCGATCCGGCGATAGTGGACGTGTTTCTCGCGCTCGAAGAAAAGGAATGGCGCGACACCCAGGGCCAATGCTGTATATAG